A window of Ignavibacterium sp. contains these coding sequences:
- a CDS encoding type II toxin-antitoxin system VapC family toxin: MIDSNIVIYSALEEYSYLREMFKEKNVFVSEITLLEVLGYSNITEEQERYFHAAFSLMNIIPVSSEIISTAIEIRKKYKLTVGDSIIAASAKLLDLVLLTNNVSDFKDLQSITIHNPINKK; this comes from the coding sequence TTGATAGACAGTAATATTGTTATCTACTCTGCACTTGAAGAATATTCCTATTTAAGGGAAATGTTTAAAGAAAAAAATGTGTTCGTTTCTGAAATTACTTTATTGGAAGTATTAGGATATAGTAATATAACAGAAGAACAAGAAAGATATTTTCATGCAGCGTTTTCTTTAATGAATATAATCCCAGTTTCATCAGAAATCATTTCTACAGCAATTGAAATCAGAAAAAAGTATAAACTGACAGTTGGAGATTCGATTATAGCTGCTTCAGCTAAATTATTGGATTTAGTGTTACTGACTAATAATGTGTCTGATTTTAAAGACCTTCAATCGATAACCATTCACAATCCAATAAATAAGAAATAA